The genomic interval AGAGGTAAAGTAAGAAGAGCTAAATTATTCTACTTAAGAGACAGAGTAGGTAAAGCTGCTAAAGTTAAAGAGTTAACTAGATAATTTAAACATAAACTGGGACTAGTGAATAGTCCCATTTTTTGTTTGTATAAAAATATTAGAATTTTACTTTAAACAATATTGATTTAATTTGTTTAAGATAATATATTGAATATAACCTAAAATAAAAAATGGAAGGGTGATTTATTATGGCAATAAACTGGTTCCCTGGCCATATGGTCAAAACGAAAAGAGAAATACAGAACAATTTAAAGCTTGTAGATGCTGTTATAGAAATTAGAGATGCTAGAATACCTAAATCTTCTAAAAATCCAGATATAGACACTCTATGTGCTGGTAAGCCTAGAGTAATACTTTTAAATAAGAGTGACTTAACTGATCCTAAGGTAACTAAAGCTTGGAAAGATAGCTTAACTAATGATGAAACAATTGTTTTAGAAGTAAACGCTTTAAAAGGTGAAGGACTAAATGCTATAAAACCTGCTCTTTTAAAACTTTTAAAAGATAAACATGATAGATTAAAAGCTAAAGGTTTAGCTAAAATCACTACTAGAGCTATGGTTGTTGGAATACCTAACGTTGGTAAATCAACATTTATAAATAAAATGGCTAAAAACAATATAGCTAAAACTGGAGATAGACCAGGTGTTACTAAGAATAAACAATGGATAAAAACTAAGTTAGGTATAGAATTAATGGATACACCAGGAGTTTTATGGCCTAAATTTGAGGATGAGATCGTTGGATTAAATTTAGCATTTACTGGAGCTATAAAAGACGAAATAATGGATACTGAAGAATTAGCTCTTAAACTAGTTGAAAGACTTCAAGAAACAAATCCAGAAGAATTAATGACTAGATATAAACTTACAGAACTTCATGAAAATCCATTAGATAACTTAGATGCTATAGCTAGAAAAAGAGGAGCTATAATGTCAGGTAATCAAATAGATTACAATAGAATTGCAGGAATAATTTTAGATGAATTTAGAGGCGGAAAAATAGGAAAAATATCTTTAGAAAAACCAGAATAGGAAGTAGGGTTTATTATGGATAATTTAATAAAAGATATGAGAGAAAATTTAAATTCATACTCTTTTAAAGTAGTAAGTGATTTAGTAAAAGAGTTAGATGTAAATAGAGATAACAAAGCTCAAATAAAAGAACTTGCTGACTTATTAAAAGAGGATAAAAGAAAAAATGTATCATCTTTAGGAAATAGATTAGAGAAGAACCTAAATAATCTTATTAAAGAAGAGGAAAGAGTTAAAAATATGTATCTTTTTGATAAGAGTTTTGGTGATTATAAATATGTAGCTGGAGTTGATGAGGTTGGAAGAGGTCCTTTAGCAGGTCCTATAGTTTCAGCAGCGGTAATATTAGATTCTAGTGATTTAGATGATATAATTCTTTACATAAATGACTCAAAAAAATTATCAGAACATAAAAGAGAAGAGTTAAGTGAGATCATAAAAGAAAAAGCCTTAAGTTACTCCATTTCAATGTGTGATAGCAAGGAAATAGATGAAAAAGGTATAGGATACTGTAATAATCATGTATTCATAAAAGCTTGTGAAGGACTAAGTATAAAGCCAGATTTAGTCCTTTCTGATGGATATTTAATAAAGAACTTTAATGGAGAAAATAAGCATGTTATAAAAGGTGATACAAAAAGTGCTTGTATAGCCTGTGCTTCAATAATTGCAAAAGTTTATAGAGATAATATTATGAAGGAATATCATAAAAAATATCCGCAATATGATTTTGAAAAAAATGTTGGTTATGGAACTAAGACTCATGTAGATGCTTTAAAAGAAGTAGGGCCTACAGAAATTCATAGAATGAGTTTTTTAAAGAATATTTTATAGTTATACCCTAAAAGCATCTTTTAAAAAGTTTAATTCATACTTTGAACTATCAATATGAAAGTTAATTTCAATAACATCAAATCTAATATAATAATTGTAGAGTTTTTTTATATGTAGATAGTATTTTGCTACATTTATTATTCTACGTTGTTTAGAGCAGGTTAC from Clostridium perfringens carries:
- the ylqF gene encoding ribosome biogenesis GTPase YlqF; amino-acid sequence: MAINWFPGHMVKTKREIQNNLKLVDAVIEIRDARIPKSSKNPDIDTLCAGKPRVILLNKSDLTDPKVTKAWKDSLTNDETIVLEVNALKGEGLNAIKPALLKLLKDKHDRLKAKGLAKITTRAMVVGIPNVGKSTFINKMAKNNIAKTGDRPGVTKNKQWIKTKLGIELMDTPGVLWPKFEDEIVGLNLAFTGAIKDEIMDTEELALKLVERLQETNPEELMTRYKLTELHENPLDNLDAIARKRGAIMSGNQIDYNRIAGIILDEFRGGKIGKISLEKPE
- a CDS encoding ribonuclease HII, coding for MDNLIKDMRENLNSYSFKVVSDLVKELDVNRDNKAQIKELADLLKEDKRKNVSSLGNRLEKNLNNLIKEEERVKNMYLFDKSFGDYKYVAGVDEVGRGPLAGPIVSAAVILDSSDLDDIILYINDSKKLSEHKREELSEIIKEKALSYSISMCDSKEIDEKGIGYCNNHVFIKACEGLSIKPDLVLSDGYLIKNFNGENKHVIKGDTKSACIACASIIAKVYRDNIMKEYHKKYPQYDFEKNVGYGTKTHVDALKEVGPTEIHRMSFLKNIL